One window of Sinorhizobium numidicum genomic DNA carries:
- a CDS encoding SRPBCC family protein produces MTTSQRIEHTSFVVERELSASPRHAFRFWSEAELKARWSGCHPDWLVLEDRFDFSVGGTEVKRWRTPAGDEQTFHAHYLDIVPEQRIIYAYEMSFAGARLSASLVTITFKTVGRKTKMTFTEQVAILAGGRAARDQRLVGTEEGLDRLVEAVESERAIVN; encoded by the coding sequence ATGACAACGAGCCAACGCATCGAACATACCAGCTTTGTCGTTGAACGGGAGCTTTCGGCGAGCCCGAGGCATGCATTTCGTTTCTGGTCAGAGGCAGAACTGAAGGCCCGCTGGAGTGGCTGTCATCCCGATTGGCTCGTGCTGGAAGACAGGTTCGATTTTTCGGTGGGCGGTACGGAGGTGAAGCGGTGGCGCACGCCCGCGGGCGACGAGCAGACCTTCCACGCTCACTATCTCGACATCGTGCCTGAGCAGCGGATCATATACGCCTATGAAATGAGCTTCGCCGGCGCGCGGCTCTCCGCCTCGCTTGTGACGATCACTTTCAAGACGGTCGGACGCAAGACCAAAATGACCTTTACCGAGCAGGTCGCAATCCTCGCAGGAGGCAGGGCCGCAAGAGACCAACGGCTTGTGGGGACGGAGGAAGGCTTGGACCGGCTGGTCGAAGCGGTGGAAAGCGAGAGGGCAATCGTAAACTGA
- a CDS encoding glutathione S-transferase family protein: MALTLYLHPLASFCHKVLIALYENEIDFRAETVDLGDPGSAAMLLEKWPIGKIPVLHDHTRDQTVPETSIIIEYLQQHYPGPVALLPEGENARLEARLWDRFFDLYVSAPVQKIVTDRIRPEDGRDPIGVADARKTLDTAYAMTDAQVAATHWATGDQFTIADCAAAPGLFFASIVHPFGKGQVHLSRYVERLLERPSVRRTLTEARPYFSIFPYRDAMPERFLELQS; this comes from the coding sequence ATGGCTTTGACCCTTTATCTCCACCCGCTGGCGTCGTTCTGTCACAAGGTGCTGATCGCCCTTTACGAGAACGAAATCGATTTTCGCGCCGAGACCGTCGATCTGGGCGATCCTGGCTCCGCTGCGATGCTTTTGGAGAAATGGCCGATTGGCAAAATCCCTGTGCTGCACGACCATACCCGCGATCAAACGGTCCCGGAGACGAGCATCATCATCGAGTATTTGCAGCAACACTATCCCGGTCCTGTGGCGCTGCTTCCAGAAGGCGAGAATGCGAGGCTTGAGGCGCGGCTGTGGGACCGCTTCTTCGATCTTTATGTCAGTGCACCCGTGCAGAAGATCGTGACGGACCGGATACGCCCTGAGGACGGCAGAGACCCGATCGGAGTCGCAGACGCCCGTAAGACGCTGGATACCGCTTACGCGATGACCGACGCCCAAGTCGCGGCCACTCACTGGGCCACTGGCGACCAATTCACCATTGCCGATTGCGCCGCCGCGCCGGGCCTGTTTTTTGCCTCCATCGTTCATCCGTTCGGCAAGGGTCAGGTGCATCTAAGCCGCTATGTCGAGCGTCTTCTGGAGCGCCCGTCGGTGCGGCGGACGCTAACGGAGGCGCGACCCTACTTTTCGATATTCCCCTACCGCGACGCCATGCCGGAGCGGTTCCTTGAGCTTCAATCGTAA
- a CDS encoding GFA family protein, with amino-acid sequence MWRDAMLRGTCLCGSVSVEVTGPIEHQPEACHCRMCRKQSGHVLAAVNVRRDALSVGGEQHVRWYRSSDKVERGFCSECGSTLFWKPMIDGYQLTAVSMGLFDGPTGLRLSKHTFVGDKGDYYEITDGLPQSDS; translated from the coding sequence ATGTGGAGAGATGCCATGTTGAGGGGCACGTGCCTGTGCGGCAGTGTGAGCGTCGAGGTCACCGGCCCAATTGAACATCAGCCTGAAGCTTGCCATTGCAGGATGTGTCGGAAACAGTCTGGCCACGTCCTCGCTGCTGTGAATGTTCGGCGCGACGCGCTCTCAGTCGGCGGTGAGCAACACGTCCGTTGGTACCGATCGTCCGACAAGGTCGAACGTGGATTCTGTTCTGAGTGCGGCTCGACGTTGTTCTGGAAGCCCATGATTGATGGCTATCAGCTCACGGCTGTCTCGATGGGTCTATTCGATGGCCCGACCGGATTGCGTCTCTCCAAACACACATTCGTCGGGGACAAGGGCGACTACTACGAAATCACAGACGGTCTACCGCAGAGCGACAGCTAG
- a CDS encoding MFS transporter gives MTIETISRRGIPAGVWALGFVSMLMDISSEMIHALLPVYMVAVLGTSTFAVGLIEGIAEATASITKVFSGALSDWLGKRKLLAALGYGLAALTKPIFPLASSIEWLVAARFVDRVGKGIRGAPRDALVADLAPPHLRGASFGLRQSLDTIGAFLGPLLAIGLMWLTADHFQTVFWFAVIPAFLSVGVILLAVREPERPKELRRVRMPLHRDELRRLGPAYWWVVAVAAIFTLARFSEAFLILRAQSIGLAPSLVPIVLVVMSLAYSLSAYPAGVLSDRVDRLTLLVLGLALLLLADIVLALASGIAALGTGVVLWGLHMGFTQGLLATLIAETAPAELRGTAFGMFNLVGGVALLLASVLAGALWDIAGPEATFLAGATFTALTIAGLFAIRSRLTGAGRGKV, from the coding sequence ATGACGATCGAGACGATTTCGCGCCGTGGCATTCCCGCCGGGGTCTGGGCCCTCGGCTTCGTTTCGATGCTGATGGATATCTCCTCCGAGATGATCCACGCGCTGTTGCCCGTCTATATGGTCGCGGTGCTCGGCACCTCCACATTCGCCGTCGGCCTCATCGAGGGGATCGCCGAGGCGACCGCCTCGATCACCAAGGTCTTTTCCGGCGCGCTCAGCGACTGGCTCGGCAAGCGCAAATTGCTCGCCGCCCTCGGCTATGGTCTTGCGGCCCTCACCAAGCCGATCTTTCCGCTCGCCTCCTCCATCGAATGGCTGGTGGCGGCCCGTTTCGTCGACCGCGTCGGAAAGGGCATACGCGGCGCGCCGCGCGACGCGCTCGTCGCCGATCTCGCTCCGCCGCACCTGCGCGGGGCGAGCTTCGGCCTGCGCCAGTCGCTCGATACGATCGGCGCCTTCCTCGGTCCGCTCCTCGCCATCGGGCTGATGTGGCTGACTGCGGATCACTTTCAGACCGTGTTCTGGTTCGCCGTCATTCCGGCATTCCTCTCGGTCGGCGTGATCCTCCTTGCCGTTCGGGAGCCGGAGCGGCCGAAGGAGCTTCGCCGCGTCCGAATGCCGCTCCATCGCGATGAACTGCGGCGGCTCGGACCGGCCTATTGGTGGGTCGTCGCCGTCGCCGCCATCTTCACGCTCGCGCGCTTCAGCGAAGCCTTCCTTATCCTTCGCGCGCAATCGATCGGTCTCGCTCCGTCGCTCGTCCCGATCGTCCTGGTGGTCATGAGCCTCGCCTATTCGCTGTCCGCCTATCCGGCCGGCGTCCTCTCCGACCGCGTCGACCGCCTGACCCTGCTCGTGCTCGGCCTCGCCCTCCTGCTCCTCGCCGATATCGTTCTCGCGCTTGCGAGCGGCATCGCCGCCCTCGGCACAGGCGTCGTACTTTGGGGGCTCCACATGGGCTTCACGCAGGGCCTGCTCGCAACCTTGATCGCCGAGACCGCGCCGGCGGAACTGCGCGGAACCGCCTTCGGCATGTTCAACCTAGTCGGCGGCGTCGCACTGCTGCTTGCGAGCGTCCTCGCCGGCGCGCTCTGGGACATCGCCGGCCCTGAGGCAACCTTCCTCGCCGGCGCCACCTTTACAGCGCTGACCATCGCCGGGCTCTTTGCCATCCGGTCCCGATTGACGGGCGCGGGACGAGGAAAAGTGTAA
- a CDS encoding adenylate/guanylate cyclase domain-containing protein yields MVKRLGIRGRLLLAFFGISTFAVLATAAALYAFLEVGEVVERITKERVPSALASLQLSRQAERVAASAPAVLASTSKAQHNEVSAAIAAEMTRLEELLAALKGAKTNTAVVAEIEAAVLGLRRNLDALNDVVAARLTVVARKEELLRRLSATTNASQRLLAPGMLVMNSKLQQWRAVTADTSLASDRGAEATADLVQSIAAYIPQQKAQQEISAVDDALVNTAEAPTPGDLALTLFPLRRSLAVLDTISNEIDERLQSRFQQRVNEFKALIDGGNSIPKARQDEFAVVAQGEELLAENNQLSRSLTAAVDRLVAAADREITASGLEAAVVQRYGTGVVLGSAFLSLLSSVLVVWLYVDRSLLARLGGVSQSMLAIAGGNLHVPLPAAGHDEIGRMAEALRLFRDTAVEIEEKNLREVAEARQRLIDAIESISEGFALYDAEDRLVLSNSRYRELLYSDLAIELTPGTIFEHIIRRSAERGYIRDAEGRFEEWVAERLARHRNPGEPWVQRRGDGRWIMISERRITGGGTVAVYSDITELKQREENLAEKSAALEALSSKLAKYLAPQVYNSIFTGRQDVRIASQRKKLTICFSDIAGFTEASDKMESEVLTQLLNHYLTEMSKIASDHGATIDKYVGDAIVMFFGDPETRGVKEDALACVRMALTMQKRMSELAEIWRDIGIETPLQCRIGIHTDYCTVGNFGSEDRMDYTIIGGAVNLASRLEQEAQPGTVLISYETFAQVKDMIDCDVLGHIHVKGIAYPVATYRVIDLKGNLVAARRPVRTELPHLRLEAEPELMSADERDQAATALRDVLDRLCHKPG; encoded by the coding sequence ATGGTTAAGCGTCTCGGCATACGCGGCCGCCTGTTGCTCGCTTTTTTTGGTATCAGCACCTTCGCGGTGCTCGCGACAGCCGCCGCTCTCTATGCCTTCCTCGAGGTGGGGGAGGTCGTCGAGCGCATCACCAAGGAGCGTGTGCCGTCGGCGCTCGCGTCTCTCCAGCTGTCGCGCCAGGCCGAGCGGGTCGCCGCCAGTGCGCCCGCCGTACTTGCTTCGACCAGCAAGGCTCAGCACAACGAGGTCTCGGCTGCGATCGCGGCCGAGATGACGCGCCTCGAGGAACTGCTTGCCGCTCTCAAAGGCGCCAAGACTAACACGGCGGTGGTGGCTGAGATCGAGGCTGCGGTGCTTGGTCTGCGGCGCAATCTCGACGCCCTAAACGATGTTGTCGCCGCCCGCCTCACCGTGGTGGCGCGCAAAGAGGAACTGTTACGCCGCCTGTCGGCTACGACAAATGCAAGCCAGCGCCTTCTGGCGCCCGGTATGCTCGTGATGAATTCCAAACTCCAGCAATGGCGGGCGGTCACAGCCGACACGTCGCTCGCGTCGGATCGAGGCGCGGAGGCGACGGCCGACCTGGTCCAGTCGATAGCGGCCTATATCCCGCAGCAGAAGGCGCAGCAGGAGATCTCGGCCGTCGACGACGCGCTGGTCAACACGGCGGAAGCGCCAACGCCCGGCGATCTGGCCTTGACTCTGTTTCCGCTGCGCCGGTCACTCGCCGTTCTCGACACGATCTCCAACGAGATCGACGAAAGGCTGCAAAGCCGTTTCCAGCAGCGGGTCAACGAGTTCAAGGCACTGATCGACGGTGGAAACAGCATTCCGAAGGCGCGACAGGACGAGTTCGCCGTCGTGGCGCAGGGCGAGGAGCTTCTGGCTGAAAACAATCAGCTGTCGCGTAGTCTTACCGCCGCCGTCGATCGCCTGGTCGCCGCGGCAGACCGCGAGATCACCGCGTCCGGTCTCGAAGCCGCGGTCGTCCAGCGCTACGGGACCGGAGTTGTCCTTGGCTCCGCCTTTCTCAGCCTCTTGAGTTCCGTTCTTGTTGTTTGGCTCTATGTCGACCGTAGCCTCCTCGCCCGTCTGGGAGGGGTGAGCCAAAGCATGCTTGCGATCGCCGGCGGCAATCTTCATGTGCCATTGCCTGCCGCGGGCCATGACGAAATCGGCCGCATGGCCGAGGCGCTCAGGCTCTTTCGGGACACCGCAGTCGAGATCGAGGAAAAGAACCTGCGCGAGGTCGCCGAAGCGCGCCAGCGCCTCATAGATGCCATCGAGAGCATCTCCGAGGGATTCGCTCTCTACGACGCGGAGGACCGGCTTGTCCTTAGCAATAGCCGCTACCGCGAACTGCTCTACAGCGACCTTGCGATCGAACTGACGCCCGGCACGATATTCGAGCACATCATTCGCCGATCCGCTGAGCGCGGCTACATCAGGGATGCTGAGGGGCGGTTCGAGGAATGGGTCGCCGAGCGGCTCGCCCGGCACCGCAACCCTGGCGAACCCTGGGTGCAGCGGCGAGGCGACGGGCGATGGATCATGATAAGCGAGCGGCGGATCACCGGCGGCGGCACCGTCGCAGTCTACTCGGATATTACCGAGCTGAAGCAACGGGAGGAGAACCTCGCCGAGAAATCCGCGGCTCTCGAGGCGCTTTCCAGCAAGCTGGCGAAATACCTGGCGCCCCAGGTGTACAACTCGATATTCACTGGACGTCAGGACGTCAGGATCGCCAGCCAGCGGAAGAAGCTGACAATATGCTTCTCGGATATCGCCGGGTTTACCGAGGCCAGTGACAAAATGGAGTCCGAGGTTCTCACCCAGCTCCTCAACCACTATCTGACGGAAATGTCGAAAATTGCTTCCGATCACGGCGCGACGATCGATAAGTATGTCGGCGATGCGATCGTGATGTTTTTCGGCGATCCGGAGACTCGCGGCGTCAAGGAGGACGCGCTCGCCTGTGTTCGGATGGCTCTCACCATGCAGAAGCGGATGAGCGAACTTGCCGAAATCTGGCGCGACATTGGAATTGAAACACCGCTGCAATGCCGCATCGGCATTCACACCGACTACTGCACTGTCGGCAACTTCGGCAGCGAGGACCGGATGGACTACACGATAATCGGCGGCGCTGTGAATCTCGCCTCACGTCTTGAGCAGGAGGCGCAGCCAGGGACCGTGCTCATTTCCTATGAGACGTTTGCGCAAGTGAAGGACATGATCGACTGCGACGTACTGGGGCACATCCACGTCAAGGGGATCGCCTATCCGGTCGCCACCTATCGCGTCATCGATCTGAAGGGCAATCTTGTCGCTGCCCGGCGCCCCGTTCGAACCGAACTGCCGCATCTCAGACTAGAAGCTGAGCCCGAGTTGATGTCTGCTGACGAGCGTGACCAAGCCGCCACTGCGCTTCGAGACGTGCTCGATCGACTTTGTCACAAGCCTGGGTAG
- a CDS encoding ArsR/SmtB family transcription factor — MEAAPLDRIFTALADPGRRAMVERLCARPASVKELAEPVGMRLPSALKHLRVLEDGGIVVSRKAGRVRTYEISPTAFSIINEWLAERRAAINAAFDRLERAIAEFPEENEE, encoded by the coding sequence TTGGAAGCCGCACCGCTTGATCGCATATTCACCGCTCTCGCCGACCCCGGCCGCCGGGCAATGGTGGAGCGCCTGTGCGCTCGCCCGGCATCGGTCAAGGAGCTGGCCGAACCCGTCGGAATGCGGCTGCCCTCTGCTCTGAAACATCTCAGGGTGCTCGAAGATGGGGGGATCGTCGTGTCGCGCAAGGCCGGCCGGGTACGAACATACGAGATCAGCCCAACCGCCTTCAGTATTATCAATGAATGGCTTGCTGAACGGCGGGCGGCCATCAATGCGGCCTTCGACCGTCTCGAGCGGGCCATTGCCGAATTTCCCGAGGAGAATGAAGAATGA